One Dehalococcoidia bacterium DNA segment encodes these proteins:
- a CDS encoding histidine kinase dimerization/phosphoacceptor domain -containing protein — protein sequence MRISNKILLVVLTAAVLSGSTAAFIGRQIASDALTREAKDNLLTISQSRARSVQNFVDYQLANVQVLADQATLYYTGLEAGQRETAFSFADDGSIRTIVQSITASSTYVWQALYVAAEGYVVASSVRAEDQAGQSPANQIISDWAAVDYSQIDWSAVDPTEIDWSKVDYSQIDWSRLDLGQVDFARLDWSQVDISRVDLSQVDLSNVDWTKFDLSKIDLSKVNLNTLNWRSIDLSDMEWDFIDMRRQDVYLKGREGPYIGRFSLLRPDIQSEALANDTFVLGVSAPFFAGNQLKGVMVYLGGQDELNFITGDKSGLGDTGEVYLIDEEGLMLTPSRFLQDAVLKQQVSVSPGIGDETQYAVVSSHNYMGDSVLGVYHQIPGTPWTMVVEKNHAEIVKPVGDLTRTILIAMLGLLVLCNVMAVFLSRAISVPIVRLRKGAEQIMKGDWDYPVESSSNDEVGQLSRSFSAMTDALKRSQQDLHQKNAVLEERIAEREVLLKEIHHRVKNNLQIIASLLNLQKRSITDQEARLLFEESGRRVQSMALIHEQLYRSGDLAKIDFKQYLRSLADNLIRTYANGSSGIALNLHAENIFLSIDTAVPCGLMVNELITNSLKYAFPEGWQRDPSNKYAPAIDIRVAMTSDHHLTLVVADNGIGLPEGLDIYNTETLGLQLVTSLSSQLSASVEVDRTLGTTFRITIPQGDPS from the coding sequence ATGCGCATCAGCAACAAGATTCTCCTTGTGGTTCTGACAGCGGCAGTGCTCTCAGGAAGCACAGCTGCCTTCATCGGAAGGCAGATAGCCAGTGACGCTCTCACGCGTGAGGCAAAGGACAACCTGTTAACCATATCGCAATCGCGGGCCCGCAGTGTCCAGAATTTTGTGGATTACCAGCTGGCTAATGTTCAGGTGCTGGCCGATCAGGCAACCCTGTACTATACCGGACTGGAGGCTGGGCAACGCGAGACGGCCTTCTCTTTCGCAGATGACGGTTCGATTCGCACCATCGTGCAAAGTATCACCGCCTCCAGCACTTATGTCTGGCAGGCATTGTACGTGGCTGCGGAGGGATATGTGGTGGCATCATCGGTTCGCGCAGAGGACCAGGCTGGCCAGAGTCCCGCGAATCAGATCATATCAGACTGGGCTGCGGTGGACTACAGTCAGATCGACTGGTCGGCTGTTGATCCAACTGAGATCGATTGGTCAAAAGTGGATTATAGCCAGATCGATTGGTCGCGCCTTGATCTGGGCCAGGTTGACTTCGCCCGACTGGACTGGAGCCAGGTCGATATCAGCCGGGTCGACTTAAGCCAGGTTGACTTGAGCAATGTGGATTGGACCAAATTCGATCTCAGCAAGATTGATCTCAGCAAGGTTAACCTGAACACCCTTAACTGGCGCAGTATTGATCTGAGCGACATGGAATGGGACTTTATTGATATGCGGCGTCAGGACGTTTATCTCAAAGGCAGGGAAGGGCCCTATATCGGCAGATTTTCACTGCTCCGGCCTGATATCCAATCGGAAGCCTTGGCTAACGACACTTTCGTGCTGGGAGTGTCGGCCCCGTTTTTCGCGGGGAACCAGTTGAAAGGCGTGATGGTGTATTTGGGCGGGCAAGACGAACTCAACTTCATCACCGGCGATAAAAGCGGCCTGGGAGACACCGGCGAGGTGTACCTCATCGATGAAGAAGGGCTGATGCTTACCCCTTCGCGATTTCTTCAGGATGCGGTACTCAAGCAGCAGGTATCTGTGTCGCCTGGTATCGGCGATGAAACGCAATATGCCGTCGTCTCCTCCCATAACTACATGGGCGACAGTGTTCTCGGGGTATATCACCAGATACCCGGGACTCCCTGGACGATGGTGGTGGAGAAGAACCATGCCGAAATCGTGAAACCGGTTGGGGATTTGACTCGGACGATTCTGATAGCGATGCTCGGCCTGCTGGTGTTATGCAATGTAATGGCCGTCTTTCTGTCCAGGGCAATATCCGTCCCCATTGTCAGACTGCGAAAGGGGGCGGAGCAGATCATGAAAGGGGATTGGGATTACCCGGTGGAATCGTCGTCAAATGATGAAGTCGGACAGTTATCCCGATCGTTCAGCGCAATGACTGACGCGCTGAAACGCTCCCAACAGGATCTCCACCAGAAGAACGCAGTGCTGGAGGAGAGAATTGCCGAGCGGGAGGTTCTGCTGAAGGAAATCCATCACCGGGTGAAGAACAACCTTCAGATTATCGCCAGCCTGCTGAATCTGCAGAAACGCAGCATCACTGATCAGGAGGCTCGGTTGCTGTTCGAGGAAAGCGGGAGACGGGTTCAGTCGATGGCGCTGATCCACGAGCAGTTGTATCGCTCTGGTGATTTGGCGAAGATCGACTTCAAGCAGTACCTCCGTAGTCTGGCCGATAATCTCATCAGGACGTATGCCAATGGCTCGAGTGGGATTGCGCTGAATCTGCATGCGGAGAACATCTTCTTGAGCATTGACACAGCGGTGCCGTGCGGGCTGATGGTCAACGAGCTGATCACCAACTCGCTGAAATATGCCTTCCCGGAGGGTTGGCAAAGGGATCCTTCCAATAAATATGCTCCGGCAATCGATATTCGGGTGGCCATGACGAGCGATCACCATCTGACTTTAGTGGTGGCTGACAATGGCATCGGATTACCTGAGGGCCTGGATATCTACAATACCGAGACGCTGGGGCTGCAACTGGTGACCAGTCTCTCCTCCCAACTGAGTGCGTCGGTCGAGGTGGACAGGACCCTTGGAACCACATTCAGGATCACCATTCCGCAGGGCGATCCATCTTGA
- the trpS gene encoding tryptophan--tRNA ligase: MKGRVFSGARPTGKQHIGNYLGAIQNYVKLQDDYECIYCIVDIHALTTLEDVSQLQNNIREMMLDWLAAGLDPQKSILFVQSHVPQVMELHTLLSMVTPLSWLLRVPTFKEKARQQPQNVNYGLVGYPVLQTADIVLYKADTVPVGEDQLPHLELAREIVRRFNMLFKPVFPEPQAKLTNYRTVVGLDGASKMSKSLDNHLELAATPEETAKRISGAFTDPERKFRKDPGRPEVCNVYTLHGFYNPDRQEEIGRGCRGAAIGCVDCKKLLAQGINTAMEPFRERRAAFAARSGYVEEVAADGAKRADLIARETLREVKEAMCLL; this comes from the coding sequence ATGAAAGGACGCGTATTTTCCGGGGCCAGGCCTACCGGAAAACAGCATATCGGAAACTATCTGGGCGCTATCCAGAATTATGTAAAGCTGCAGGACGACTACGAATGCATCTACTGCATCGTCGATATCCATGCCCTGACCACCCTGGAGGACGTCAGTCAGTTGCAGAACAATATCCGCGAAATGATGCTCGACTGGCTGGCCGCCGGGCTCGATCCCCAGAAGAGCATACTCTTCGTTCAGTCGCACGTGCCCCAGGTGATGGAACTCCACACCTTGCTCAGCATGGTCACGCCCCTGAGCTGGCTGCTTCGCGTGCCCACCTTCAAGGAAAAGGCCCGGCAGCAGCCCCAGAATGTCAATTACGGATTGGTGGGCTATCCAGTTCTCCAGACGGCTGATATCGTGCTTTACAAGGCCGATACCGTTCCCGTTGGAGAGGATCAACTGCCTCATCTGGAACTGGCTCGCGAGATCGTGCGGCGGTTCAATATGCTGTTCAAACCCGTTTTTCCCGAACCCCAGGCCAAGCTGACCAACTATCGCACCGTCGTCGGACTGGACGGTGCAAGCAAGATGAGCAAGAGCCTAGATAATCACCTCGAACTGGCGGCTACCCCCGAAGAAACAGCCAAGCGCATCTCCGGGGCTTTCACCGATCCGGAGCGCAAATTCCGCAAGGACCCCGGACGTCCCGAGGTCTGCAATGTTTATACGCTCCACGGCTTCTACAACCCTGATCGGCAGGAAGAAATCGGGCGGGGATGCCGCGGCGCAGCCATCGGGTGTGTGGATTGCAAGAAGCTGCTGGCTCAGGGCATCAACACAGCAATGGAACCATTCCGCGAAAGAAGAGCTGCATTCGCCGCCAGATCCGGCTATGTGGAAGAGGTAGCCGCCGATGGCGCCAAGCGGGCTGATCTCATCGCCAGGGAAACCCTCCGGGAAGTCAAAGAGGCAATGTGTCTGCTATGA
- a CDS encoding helicase-related protein, with translation LIQKKVAFKDLGLAVVDEQHRFGVMQRLELQQKGTQPHVLVMSATPIPRTLALTLYGDLDVSVIDELPPGRKEIKTKWLSPRQRQSGYQFVRKQIREGRQAFIVCPLVEESENIEAKAATTEYERLSREVFPDLKLGLLHGRMSATEKEEVMGRFRDREIDILVSTSVVEVGVDIPNATVMLVEGADRFGLSQLHQFRGRVFRSSYQSYCMLLSENPSPEARERLSLMEQIHDGFRLAEEDLRLRGPGEFFGTRQSGLPDLKMARLTDVRLLDLARREAMRLFEIDPRLEKPEHQALSREVARLWAGAEEREP, from the coding sequence CGCTGATCCAGAAGAAGGTGGCGTTCAAAGACCTGGGGCTGGCGGTGGTCGATGAGCAACACCGCTTTGGCGTAATGCAGCGTCTAGAATTACAACAGAAGGGTACCCAGCCGCACGTGCTGGTGATGAGCGCCACCCCGATCCCGCGCACACTGGCCTTGACGCTTTATGGCGATCTGGACGTATCGGTGATCGATGAGCTGCCACCGGGCCGAAAGGAAATCAAGACCAAATGGCTCAGCCCCAGGCAGCGGCAAAGCGGGTACCAGTTCGTGCGCAAGCAAATCAGAGAAGGACGCCAGGCATTCATCGTCTGTCCGCTGGTGGAGGAATCGGAGAACATCGAGGCCAAAGCCGCCACCACTGAATACGAGCGTCTCTCCAGAGAAGTCTTCCCCGATCTTAAACTGGGGCTGTTGCACGGTCGCATGTCCGCCACGGAAAAAGAAGAGGTGATGGGCCGGTTCCGGGACCGGGAGATCGATATCCTGGTATCGACTTCGGTAGTCGAGGTGGGAGTGGACATTCCCAATGCCACGGTGATGCTGGTGGAAGGCGCAGATCGGTTCGGGCTCTCTCAACTGCACCAGTTCCGGGGACGGGTCTTCCGAAGCAGCTATCAAAGCTATTGCATGCTCCTCTCCGAAAATCCGTCCCCCGAAGCCAGGGAGCGGCTGTCCCTGATGGAGCAAATCCACGACGGCTTCCGGCTGGCTGAGGAGGATTTGAGACTGCGAGGCCCCGGAGAGTTCTTCGGCACCCGCCAGAGCGGCCTCCCCGACCTCAAAATGGCCCGCCTCACCGATGTTCGTCTCCTGGATCTGGCCCGCAGAGAGGCCATGCGGCTGTTTGAAATCGATCCCCGTCTGGAAAAGCCGGAGCATCAGGCACTGTCCAGAGAGGTGGCCCGATTGTGGGCAGGAGCAGAGGAAAGGGAGCCCTGA
- a CDS encoding hotdog domain-containing protein, with product MQLEGSQTERNLRNLLAGELQAYFKYTRMAQVAKEAGQQPVADIFAATAQNEMEHAIHCFRLQGGLKDIQSSLKAAIRQEHEEAVNIYPEAAKIAEKEGFAKIADFFRKMGKTENTHEDHFARILETLESGGQIKGRTVGHSATYMAQIMLPNQTNPAGNVHGGELMKMMDNAAGVAAARHCNNPVVTAKVDDLQFLVPVKVGDVVILHSRLVFASRSSMTVRVEVEVEKLYTEKRIHALTASFIMVALNKDGGAIEVPPLIISTEEERILFEEAKAEYEARRAGAVPKKEAARG from the coding sequence ATGCAGTTGGAAGGCAGTCAAACAGAGCGGAATCTACGAAACCTCCTGGCGGGTGAGCTTCAAGCCTATTTCAAATATACTCGGATGGCGCAGGTGGCCAAGGAGGCAGGACAACAACCGGTGGCCGATATATTTGCGGCCACAGCCCAAAACGAAATGGAGCATGCCATCCACTGTTTCAGACTTCAGGGTGGGCTGAAAGATATTCAGTCCAGTCTGAAAGCAGCAATACGGCAAGAACATGAGGAAGCCGTGAATATTTATCCCGAAGCGGCCAAAATTGCCGAAAAAGAGGGGTTTGCCAAGATTGCCGACTTTTTCCGGAAGATGGGGAAAACTGAAAACACTCATGAGGACCATTTTGCCCGGATTTTGGAAACCCTGGAGTCCGGTGGTCAAATAAAGGGCAGAACCGTGGGGCATTCCGCAACGTATATGGCCCAGATTATGCTGCCGAATCAGACCAATCCTGCCGGCAATGTCCACGGCGGCGAACTCATGAAGATGATGGACAATGCCGCCGGTGTGGCAGCTGCCCGTCACTGCAACAATCCGGTGGTAACGGCCAAGGTAGATGATCTTCAGTTCTTGGTCCCGGTGAAGGTTGGCGACGTAGTGATCCTCCATTCTCGACTCGTGTTTGCCAGCCGTTCCTCTATGACGGTCAGGGTAGAAGTGGAAGTGGAAAAACTCTACACCGAAAAACGCATCCATGCCCTCACAGCCAGTTTTATCATGGTCGCTCTGAACAAAGATGGAGGCGCGATTGAAGTGCCGCCGCTGATTATCAGTACCGAGGAAGAGAGGATCCTATTTGAGGAAGCCAAGGCAGAATATGAGGCCAGAAGGGCAGGGGCTGTCCCAAAGAAAGAGGCGGCAAGGGGATGA
- a CDS encoding response regulator transcription factor, giving the protein MKVLIIEDEPEIAEAVSLCFQLRWGGAQVSCASRGRKGIDMAETECPDIVILDVGLPDLDGIEVCRKIRLFSDVPIVMLTARGREIDKIEGLDAGADDYVTKPFSHTELIARVKAVLRRSDVGGLDQTKQALHLGTVCIDFAANRVRVKGREVPLTPTEHNLLFFLARNVGQIVSNQVLVETVWGKDYADGNDYLTAYVGRLRVKLGDSPDNPRLIVSEPGIGYRLAKPPGSTDGLPNLQTIRHQLSA; this is encoded by the coding sequence ATGAAAGTACTGATCATCGAAGATGAACCGGAGATAGCCGAGGCCGTTTCTCTGTGCTTCCAACTTCGCTGGGGGGGTGCACAGGTTTCTTGTGCCAGCCGGGGTCGCAAGGGCATCGACATGGCGGAGACAGAATGCCCCGATATCGTCATTCTCGATGTCGGCTTACCGGACCTCGACGGGATTGAGGTTTGCCGCAAGATCCGCCTGTTTTCGGACGTGCCCATTGTGATGCTGACAGCGAGAGGAAGGGAAATCGACAAGATCGAGGGCCTCGATGCCGGAGCGGATGACTATGTCACCAAGCCTTTCAGCCACACCGAGCTGATCGCCCGGGTGAAAGCCGTACTGCGGCGTTCCGATGTGGGCGGGTTGGATCAAACCAAACAGGCCCTTCACTTGGGAACGGTGTGCATCGATTTTGCTGCCAATCGAGTACGCGTGAAGGGAAGAGAAGTTCCACTGACTCCCACAGAGCATAATCTCCTGTTTTTCCTGGCTAGAAATGTGGGCCAAATCGTATCGAACCAGGTTCTGGTAGAGACTGTGTGGGGAAAAGATTATGCCGATGGAAACGATTATCTGACTGCCTATGTCGGTCGTCTTCGAGTCAAGCTGGGCGATTCGCCGGACAACCCCCGGTTGATCGTCTCCGAACCGGGCATAGGATACCGGCTAGCCAAACCTCCTGGCTCAACGGATGGGCTGCCGAATTTACAGACTATACGGCATCAGCTGAGTGCGTAG
- a CDS encoding ATP-binding protein has protein sequence MGDICVLVVEDEAIVSKDIQMRLRDLGYVVPAVAHNGKDAIRLAAELAPDLILMDIRINGGMDGIETAAAIRARQDIPVIYLTAYADQQTVQRAKITAPMGYLVKPFQDRDLNIAIEMGIYRGQMQKQLVESERRFRQMCELLPQCLTEMNESGNVTYINPAGLKMFGYAEINLQAGVNVLDLVADEDHTRVMQQMHQILEGQELRSTEFVAIRKDKTSFPIMVYPGPLLRDRQIRGVRAIVVDITDQKRAENERARLKVLEEMDRLKTVLLASVSHELRTPLTAIKGLASTLIQPDVKWDDETQMEFLQEICQSVDRLTHIVNDLIEMSQMEAGTMKLDVKQSRLSSILGQIDHQLQTLTREHRFEINVPSDLPAVNTDEVRIGQVITNLIANAAAYSDKGTRITLEAGRVDGKLKVDVADQGIGIPKEALHSVFERFQRLESARKRRSKGVGLGLAIAKKIIEQHGGKIWVESEEGRGSRFSFTIPIAERAEFVRDVEASLSHAVPAPESIQTGIKG, from the coding sequence ATGGGAGACATCTGTGTTCTGGTTGTTGAAGACGAAGCGATTGTGTCCAAGGATATTCAGATGCGGCTACGGGATCTCGGGTACGTGGTTCCGGCGGTCGCCCATAACGGCAAGGATGCCATCCGGCTGGCTGCGGAACTGGCTCCCGACCTGATTCTGATGGATATCCGCATCAATGGAGGCATGGACGGCATAGAGACCGCGGCGGCAATTCGAGCCCGGCAGGATATTCCGGTGATCTACCTGACGGCCTATGCCGATCAGCAAACCGTCCAGCGGGCGAAGATTACCGCACCCATGGGATACTTGGTCAAACCATTTCAGGACAGAGATCTGAACATCGCCATAGAGATGGGGATTTACCGCGGCCAGATGCAAAAACAACTGGTGGAGAGCGAGAGGCGATTCCGGCAGATGTGCGAATTGTTGCCTCAGTGTCTTACCGAAATGAATGAATCGGGCAACGTCACCTATATCAACCCGGCTGGCTTGAAGATGTTCGGCTACGCGGAGATCAATCTGCAAGCAGGCGTAAATGTCCTTGATCTGGTGGCCGATGAAGACCACACCCGGGTAATGCAACAGATGCATCAGATCCTGGAGGGGCAAGAACTCAGATCGACTGAATTTGTGGCGATCCGAAAAGATAAGACATCCTTTCCCATTATGGTTTACCCCGGCCCGCTTCTAAGAGACCGCCAGATCCGGGGAGTTCGAGCTATCGTGGTGGACATCACCGATCAGAAGCGGGCGGAAAATGAGAGGGCTCGACTGAAAGTCCTGGAGGAGATGGATAGACTCAAGACAGTTCTCCTCGCCAGTGTCTCACACGAACTGCGAACGCCTCTTACCGCGATCAAAGGGCTGGCCAGTACCCTGATCCAACCGGACGTTAAGTGGGATGATGAGACGCAGATGGAATTCCTGCAGGAGATCTGCCAGTCTGTCGACAGGCTCACCCATATCGTCAATGACCTCATTGAGATGTCGCAGATGGAGGCAGGCACCATGAAACTGGACGTCAAGCAAAGTAGACTGTCCTCCATACTGGGCCAGATCGATCATCAGCTTCAGACGCTGACCAGGGAACATCGCTTTGAGATCAATGTGCCGTCAGATCTCCCTGCCGTCAACACGGACGAGGTGCGCATCGGACAGGTGATTACGAATTTGATCGCCAACGCGGCGGCCTATTCTGACAAAGGAACCCGGATCACCCTTGAGGCCGGTCGGGTTGACGGAAAACTCAAAGTCGATGTTGCCGATCAGGGTATAGGCATCCCGAAGGAGGCCCTGCATTCTGTGTTTGAACGATTCCAACGGTTGGAGAGCGCCAGGAAACGAAGGAGTAAAGGGGTCGGTCTGGGGCTGGCGATCGCGAAGAAGATTATCGAGCAGCACGGGGGTAAGATTTGGGTAGAGAGTGAGGAGGGACGCGGTTCCCGTTTCAGCTTCACCATTCCTATTGCTGAGAGGGCGGAATTCGTGCGGGATGTTGAGGCCTCCCTGAGCCATGCTGTGCCGGCGCCTGAGTCGATCCAAACCGGCATAAAAGGTTAA
- the argS gene encoding arginine--tRNA ligase, translating to MIRQRITQLLEQAALQAQVEGLIPQVSLPEILLEHPQNPEHGDYAATVALKLARVAKMNPLGIAEAIVKALPPVIEGVDKVTVLRPGFINFVLTRDWLTGHVDEIINQAERYGDSSLGKGSRIQLEFVSVNPTGPLHVGHGRGAVLGSTLARVLSAAGYTVEKEYYINDAGNQIFNFFASLHARYLKVLGQPAQLPEDGYRGEYVIEIAREIVKEKGDRFLKLDPKEAIKTVGRIGFDKVIAAIKDDLKLLDVEFDVWFSEQTLYDSGQFERVLALLKKDNHVEEREGALWFVSTGLGEDKDNVLIRSSGVPTYFAADIAYHHNKFVERGFDRVIDVWGADHQGHVSRMKTAIGALGIDPSRLEILISQMVSLRRGEEVVKVSKRTGQLITLREVVEEVGPDVCRFFFLSRSASSQMDFDLELAKQESMDNPVYYVQYGHARIAGILRLAQEKGLDYTRGDVTLLTDDAELELIKKLILLPEIIELAATGLEPHHLPHYAQDMATAFHNFYEKCRVITEDEPRTLARLKLMEAARIVLAKTLRLMGMNTPERM from the coding sequence ATGATCAGACAGAGAATCACCCAACTACTGGAGCAGGCTGCTCTTCAGGCGCAGGTCGAAGGACTGATACCGCAAGTTTCCTTGCCGGAAATCCTCCTCGAACATCCGCAAAACCCGGAACACGGGGATTATGCGGCAACGGTTGCCCTAAAGCTGGCGCGGGTAGCCAAGATGAACCCCCTGGGTATCGCCGAAGCTATTGTCAAAGCCCTGCCTCCTGTCATCGAAGGCGTCGATAAAGTAACCGTTCTGCGCCCCGGATTCATCAACTTTGTGTTGACCAGGGATTGGTTAACTGGGCACGTTGATGAGATCATCAACCAGGCAGAGCGCTACGGCGATTCGTCTCTGGGGAAAGGCTCCCGAATACAGTTGGAGTTTGTCTCCGTCAATCCCACCGGACCGCTCCATGTGGGTCATGGACGGGGAGCAGTGCTGGGCAGCACGCTTGCCAGAGTCCTGAGCGCCGCCGGATACACCGTGGAGAAAGAATACTACATCAACGACGCCGGCAATCAGATCTTCAATTTTTTTGCCTCCCTTCATGCCCGCTATCTGAAGGTGCTGGGTCAGCCTGCACAGCTACCGGAAGACGGGTATCGCGGAGAGTACGTGATTGAAATCGCCCGCGAGATCGTGAAGGAAAAAGGCGATCGCTTCCTCAAACTGGACCCCAAGGAAGCCATTAAGACAGTGGGCCGGATTGGGTTCGATAAAGTCATCGCCGCCATCAAAGACGATCTGAAGCTTCTGGACGTGGAGTTCGATGTCTGGTTCAGCGAACAGACGCTTTACGATTCCGGCCAGTTCGAGCGCGTCCTGGCTTTGCTCAAGAAGGACAACCACGTCGAAGAAAGGGAGGGGGCGCTCTGGTTCGTCTCCACCGGGCTGGGCGAGGATAAAGACAACGTTCTGATTCGCTCCAGCGGAGTCCCCACCTATTTTGCCGCCGACATTGCCTATCACCACAACAAGTTTGTGGAACGGGGATTCGACCGGGTCATCGATGTCTGGGGCGCCGATCACCAGGGACATGTTTCCCGGATGAAAACCGCTATTGGAGCGCTGGGAATCGATCCGTCCCGGCTGGAAATCCTGATCTCCCAGATGGTCAGCCTGCGCCGAGGCGAAGAGGTGGTCAAGGTTTCCAAGCGCACCGGGCAACTTATCACGTTGCGAGAAGTCGTCGAAGAGGTGGGCCCGGACGTCTGCCGTTTCTTCTTCCTCTCCCGATCGGCATCCAGCCAGATGGATTTCGATCTGGAACTGGCCAAACAGGAATCGATGGACAATCCGGTATATTATGTCCAGTACGGGCATGCGCGCATCGCCGGCATCCTTCGACTCGCCCAAGAAAAGGGACTCGACTACACCCGGGGAGATGTAACGCTTCTAACCGATGACGCCGAATTGGAGCTGATCAAGAAATTGATCCTCCTGCCGGAAATCATCGAGCTGGCGGCAACCGGCCTTGAGCCTCACCACCTCCCTCACTACGCCCAGGACATGGCCACCGCCTTCCACAATTTCTACGAAAAATGCCGCGTGATCACTGAGGACGAGCCCCGGACGTTAGCCCGGTTGAAGCTAATGGAAGCCGCACGAATCGTTCTGGCCAAGACGCTCCGACTGATGGGGATGAACACCCCGGAGCGAATGTGA
- a CDS encoding inositol monophosphatase family protein: protein MKPTHLPTSRSGLDPLSVATQAARDAGDILKSYFSNKKEIQSKGNRNLVTNADLLAEKSVLARLKDEYPEHSILCEESGKSDKSSPYCWIIDPLDGTTNYAFGIPLFAVSIALAYRDVPVVGVVYDPLRNEMFRAEKGKGAFLNDSAISVKREQDLKMKIIGLDLGYDDAKTKELLSKVLSLWSADTTFRITGSSALGLTYVACGRLSVYFHRSLYPWDMAAAMLLIREAGGIATDWQGNPSSVWDGHIFACGDINAHRGVRDILAQSGQG from the coding sequence ATGAAGCCTACCCACCTGCCTACCTCCCGGAGCGGACTTGATCCTCTGAGCGTAGCCACCCAAGCCGCCCGAGATGCCGGGGATATCCTCAAAAGCTATTTCTCAAACAAGAAAGAAATACAAAGCAAGGGGAACAGAAACCTGGTCACCAATGCCGATCTTCTGGCGGAGAAAAGTGTCCTGGCGCGGCTCAAGGATGAATACCCCGAGCACAGCATCCTCTGTGAGGAATCGGGGAAAAGCGATAAGTCGAGCCCATACTGCTGGATCATCGATCCTCTGGACGGCACCACCAACTATGCTTTCGGCATCCCTCTTTTTGCTGTATCCATCGCCCTGGCTTATAGAGATGTTCCTGTGGTAGGTGTCGTCTACGACCCCTTGAGGAACGAAATGTTCCGCGCTGAGAAAGGAAAAGGGGCGTTTTTGAACGATTCCGCCATCTCCGTGAAGCGAGAGCAGGACCTCAAGATGAAGATCATCGGCCTGGACCTCGGTTACGATGACGCCAAGACCAAGGAGTTACTCTCAAAGGTGCTCAGCCTGTGGTCGGCGGATACTACCTTTCGCATCACCGGGTCGTCTGCGCTAGGACTAACCTACGTGGCCTGCGGTCGGCTGAGCGTCTACTTTCATCGCAGCCTCTATCCGTGGGATATGGCCGCCGCAATGCTGCTGATACGGGAAGCAGGGGGAATCGCCACCGACTGGCAGGGAAACCCTTCCTCCGTCTGGGAT
- a CDS encoding gamma carbonic anhydrase family protein, whose translation MIEIWDGKAPRIAESAFVHPSAHVIGDVEIGEYTIVFPGAVIRGDVGMIKIGRWVLVEDNCVLHAGSPHEIPTGRYSPLIVGDNVVIGHGAVVHGKRIGNNVLIGTNSCVLEDVEIEEDCLIAAGAVVTATGKVIPARSFLTGVPAKIKGKVPPDQLAWFTDRYEYAVGMVRIMRQAKVM comes from the coding sequence ATGATCGAGATATGGGACGGTAAAGCGCCGAGGATTGCCGAATCTGCCTTTGTTCATCCGTCGGCACATGTTATCGGCGATGTGGAGATCGGCGAATATACCATCGTGTTTCCCGGGGCGGTGATCCGGGGCGACGTAGGCATGATCAAGATCGGCAGGTGGGTGCTGGTGGAGGACAACTGTGTGCTTCATGCCGGAAGCCCTCATGAGATACCGACGGGGCGTTACTCGCCTCTGATTGTAGGGGACAACGTGGTCATCGGGCATGGGGCAGTGGTTCATGGGAAGCGCATCGGGAACAATGTGCTCATCGGCACCAATTCATGCGTGCTGGAGGATGTGGAGATCGAAGAGGATTGCCTCATAGCGGCTGGCGCGGTGGTTACTGCCACAGGCAAAGTAATTCCTGCTCGTTCCTTTCTCACCGGTGTGCCGGCTAAGATCAAGGGAAAGGTGCCGCCAGATCAGCTTGCCTGGTTCACGGACCGGTACGAGTACGCTGTGGGAATGGTCCGGATCATGCGGCAGGCGAAGGTGATGTAG